The DNA window AGATGGCATACACGTGTAGAAACGCAATTGGTCACAGCCCTGTACTTTCTAGAAGGAGCCACAGATTGATGTGTGATACCATCTATTTGGACAGGGATATTAAAGGCATGGAGGTGTTTATCTAGCTAGAGATCAATGCAAACTCAAATCATTATTGCTATTATGTCATCTCAGGTTCAGTCTTGTACAGAATCTCATTTCCCATGGCATTTTTGTACAAGACTTTCCTACATTCTATTTCTAGAAACAAATGTAACAAATGCAATCGTCAAGAAATCATGCATCACATATGATCTTGGGCCAGAAATAGAATACATATGATGATGAGCCTCATTTTCTTGCAACGGCCTTAACATACACATCATATTCTTGTCTCCTAAATATGTGCAGTTCACAGATGTAACTTACAAGGTGATTTTAAAAGGCATGACGTCGACAGTGGAGAAGGATATTTTGTATGGGATCAACGGCTCTGTTGCTCCGGGGGAAGTTCTGGCTCTGATGGGGCCGTCCGGAAGTGGAAAGACTTCGTTGCTGAGTCTACTGGGAGGGAGAGTGAGAGAGCCTGCCCATGGTGGCTCGATCACGTACAATGATCAACCATATTCCAAGTCCCTAAAGTGCAGGTAATGATCTGCTTTGTCCCTCCGGAGAGATTCAAGGACATTCAAGATGACATTGCAAATCTCACAGGATAGGGTTTGTGACTCAAGACGATGTTCTGTTTCCTCATCTTACGGTGCGGGAGACGCTGACTTATGCAGCTCGGTTGAGGCTTCCAAAGAGTTTGacgaaagaagaaaaagataaaagagCATCGGATGTTATATATGAGCTGGGGCTAGAGAGGTAACTAGGGAGGTAGTTTTGTCAGTTATGTGCAGATCTTGTGAAATTGACTGACCCTTTCAGCAATGTATGTCACAACCAGCTGTCAAGACACTATGATAGGCGGCTCTTTCGTTCGGGGAGTCTCAGGTGGAGAAAGGAAGCGTGTGTGCATTGGAAACGAGATAATTATCAACCCATCCCTCTTGTTCCTGGATGAACCCACCTCAGGCCTCGATTCTACGACTGCTTTGAGGATTGTGGACACATTGCACGATATAGCCGAGGTAATATTAGACAGCCATGATTCTGTTCCAAGCAATTAACATCAACATGAATTTGAAACTATTACAGTAACTTTCAAAATATTATAACACCACCTACCTTGTACCCGGTATGACAGGCTGGGAAAACAGTGGTGACCACGATTCACCAGCCATCGAGCAGACTCTTCCATAAGTTCGACAAGTTGATTCTTCTTGGCAAAGGGAGTCTGCTTTACTTTGGCAAGGTGTCGGAAGCAATGGTTTACTTCTCATCCATAGGCTGCTCCCCTTTAATTGCAATGAACCCTGCAGAGTTCATGCTCGACCTCGCAAATGGGAACATAACAGACATTTCTGTCCCCTCGGAATTGGAGGATAGAGTGCAAATCGGGGACTCCACAACAGAAACAAAGAGCGGAAAACCAGCTCCAGCAGTTGTGCATGAGGTAAAAGATATTCATTCAGTCACCAAAGAAATTAAGAAACTATAGATATCACAGTTCAACCAGTAAACTATATGTCCATAATGTTTCACAATGAACAAACATTATTGCTTTCCTCATGTTACCATGCATCAGCAGTATCTTGTGGAGGCCTATGAGGCACGGGTTGATGAAAGTGAGAAGAAGAAACTTAAAAACCCAACACCTGTTGATGACGAGATTAAGACCAAACTATGTTCTGCAAAGAGAGAATGGGGAGCAAGCTGGTTTGAACAGTACTCCATACTATTCTGCAGAGGACTAAAAGAACGGAGGCACGATTACTTTAGCTGGTTGAGGGTAACTCAGGTTCTTGCAACCGCGGCTATTTTGGGATTGCTATGGTGGCAATCCGGCAGCAATAACCCCAAAGAACTGCAAGATCAGGTAACTAAACATCCTTTCATCTTCTAAACCTAAGCTCATTCATAATTCCCAAAATGGAACAATAATAGAAATAATGAGTTGTGTAAGCAAAACTGTGTCAGTAACTAAATTCTGTAACAGCCTATATCCACATCAAGGTTACATTGTTTATtctgcaaaataaattaatatgctATAGAGAGAGGAGTTTCAAATAAAAACTGGTAGCATAATATTTCTAGTCAAAATGAAGTGAATTAATATGGTATGCTCATCAACAAGataatgaataaaaaattaatctaaATGAAAAAACATTTGCAGGCAGGGTTACTGTTCTTCATTGCTGTGTTCTGGGGATTTTTCCCAGTTTTCACAGCCATTTTCACATTTCCCCAAGAGCGAGCCATGCTGAGCAAGGAACGAGCAGCTGACATGTACAGACTGAGTGCATATTTTGTGGCAAGAACTACAAGCGACCTTCCACTCGACCTAATATTGCCAATACTTTTCCTCGTGGTGGTGTATTTCTTGGCAGGGTTACGAATGAATGCTTGTTCCTTTTTCCTCACTGTAGTGACAGTTTTTCTCTGCATTATAGCAGCTCAGGTATGCCCTTTCTCCATCTAAGAGATTTTTTTGGCAATTCGGATACATTACATGAATCAGTATCATAAGAGTAAAAATGATGGCAGGGGCTCGGGCTAGCCATTGGTGCCACACTGATGGATTTAAAGAGGGCAACAACGCTGGCCTCAGTCACAGTAATGACCTTCATGTTGGCTGGAGGATACTTTGTGAAGGTAACCACATAAATTATGAAGTGAATTACTTTACTCAACAATTAATAGGGATTAAGTAGGAAATAAATGTACACTTTAACATAAAGTTTAATCTTTTTGCAGAATGTTCCAGTGTTCATATCATGGCTTCGCTATCTCTCCTTCAATTACCATACCTACAAACTTCTCCTGAAAGTACAGTACGAGCACATAAGTGACACAATCAATGGGGTCAGAATAGACAACGGTTGCAAGGAAGTTGGAGCACTGCTAGCAATGGTGATAGGCTATAGGCTACTAGCTTACCTATCGTTGCGAAGAATGAAGCTCCA is part of the Salvia splendens isolate huo1 chromosome 22, SspV2, whole genome shotgun sequence genome and encodes:
- the LOC121787073 gene encoding ABC transporter G family member 22-like isoform X3, which gives rise to MQTQIIIAIMSSQFTDVTYKVILKGMTSTVEKDILYGINGSVAPGEVLALMGPSGSGKTSLLSLLGGRVREPAHGGSITYNDQPYSKSLKCRIGFVTQDDVLFPHLTVRETLTYAARLRLPKSLTKEEKDKRASDVIYELGLESCQDTMIGGSFVRGVSGGERKRVCIGNEIIINPSLLFLDEPTSGLDSTTALRIVDTLHDIAEAGKTVVTTIHQPSSRLFHKFDKLILLGKGSLLYFGKVSEAMVYFSSIGCSPLIAMNPAEFMLDLANGNITDISVPSELEDRVQIGDSTTETKSGKPAPAVVHEQYLVEAYEARVDESEKKKLKNPTPVDDEIKTKLCSAKREWGASWFEQYSILFCRGLKERRHDYFSWLRVTQVLATAAILGLLWWQSGSNNPKELQDQAGLLFFIAVFWGFFPVFTAIFTFPQERAMLSKERAADMYRLSAYFVARTTSDLPLDLILPILFLVVVYFLAGLRMNACSFFLTVVTVFLCIIAAQGLGLAIGATLMDLKRATTLASVTVMTFMLAGGYFVKNVPVFISWLRYLSFNYHTYKLLLKVQYEHISDTINGVRIDNGCKEVGALLAMVIGYRLLAYLSLRRMKLQPGA
- the LOC121787073 gene encoding ABC transporter G family member 22-like isoform X1, with product MEKTANSTTSLLRTKSDQLVETIAAALGAMKSPASSGDAAADSSSNLSRISSRRLTAASPGRNTHIRKSRSAQLKFDVDDLSGGAALSRASSASLGFSFSGFASFTVPADDFADSKPFSDDEIAENLEAGRLKKRLQSEPTMPIYLKFTDVTYKVILKGMTSTVEKDILYGINGSVAPGEVLALMGPSGSGKTSLLSLLGGRVREPAHGGSITYNDQPYSKSLKCRIGFVTQDDVLFPHLTVRETLTYAARLRLPKSLTKEEKDKRASDVIYELGLESCQDTMIGGSFVRGVSGGERKRVCIGNEIIINPSLLFLDEPTSGLDSTTALRIVDTLHDIAEAGKTVVTTIHQPSSRLFHKFDKLILLGKGSLLYFGKVSEAMVYFSSIGCSPLIAMNPAEFMLDLANGNITDISVPSELEDRVQIGDSTTETKSGKPAPAVVHEQYLVEAYEARVDESEKKKLKNPTPVDDEIKTKLCSAKREWGASWFEQYSILFCRGLKERRHDYFSWLRVTQVLATAAILGLLWWQSGSNNPKELQDQAGLLFFIAVFWGFFPVFTAIFTFPQERAMLSKERAADMYRLSAYFVARTTSDLPLDLILPILFLVVVYFLAGLRMNACSFFLTVVTVFLCIIAAQGLGLAIGATLMDLKRATTLASVTVMTFMLAGGYFVKNVPVFISWLRYLSFNYHTYKLLLKVQYEHISDTINGVRIDNGCKEVGALLAMVIGYRLLAYLSLRRMKLQPGA
- the LOC121787073 gene encoding ABC transporter G family member 22-like isoform X2, translated to MEKTANSTTSLLRTKSDQLVETIAAALGAMKSPASSGDAAADSSSNLSRISSRRLTAASPGRNTHIRKSRSAQLKFDVDDLSGGAALSRASSASLGFSFSGFASFTVPADDFADSKPFSDDEIAENLEAGRLKKRLQSEPTMPIYLKFTDVTYKVILKGMTSTVEKDILYGINGSVAPGEVLALMGPSGSGKTSLLSLLGGRVREPAHGGSITYNDQPYSKSLKCRIGFVTQDDVLFPHLTVRETLTYAARLRLPKSLTKEEKDKRASDVIYELGLESCQDTMIGGSFVRGVSGGERKRVCIGNEIIINPSLLFLDEPTSGLDSTTALRIVDTLHDIAEAGKTVVTTIHQPSSRLFHKFDKLILLGKGSLLYFGKVSEAMVYFSSIGCSPLIAMNPAEFMLDLANGNITDISVPSELEDRVQIGDSTTETKSGKPAPAVVHEYLVEAYEARVDESEKKKLKNPTPVDDEIKTKLCSAKREWGASWFEQYSILFCRGLKERRHDYFSWLRVTQVLATAAILGLLWWQSGSNNPKELQDQAGLLFFIAVFWGFFPVFTAIFTFPQERAMLSKERAADMYRLSAYFVARTTSDLPLDLILPILFLVVVYFLAGLRMNACSFFLTVVTVFLCIIAAQGLGLAIGATLMDLKRATTLASVTVMTFMLAGGYFVKNVPVFISWLRYLSFNYHTYKLLLKVQYEHISDTINGVRIDNGCKEVGALLAMVIGYRLLAYLSLRRMKLQPGA